A single window of Sander lucioperca isolate FBNREF2018 chromosome 22, SLUC_FBN_1.2, whole genome shotgun sequence DNA harbors:
- the LOC116061476 gene encoding synembryn-A isoform X2, translating into MDVDLEGIIQCIKQGDENGVQIRLQEFNKEYAQCFFFDAEERDRRKQRKLEEFRKNKVREYTNSDSDCDEYDQEDRGLILRQNLTVVLVRFIRTGVKCHLLRVSLRTLRILSRDKKVLGPLVTDSALLTLAKLAGLSTTEASDDSSDPDSDFYDNIIASLAEAKVLHCRTDQDEGEANDQNKECSDEDAKSDISIANSGDLDSISGFGSHRPSINEMHSSGIHHKVLERGRKDRRESKMEGEEEEDGVVSGEEAQRKEAMKVLCNVVYNSTWAQERFSALRLMCGLRERLSSGVSGSAPSSVHFYELRLMFLITALRRELSTQLQQEGGVSIFTAALESCLEVEWKEQYECVLDPAAPAISLEASQRIIEILKILFNITYSTHRQEPSEDDAALYRHLVAILRLCLLKKCLLPDDTDELQGHTVNLLSALPLQCLNVLLMVPLQPNSKQCQGVNMDCVHTLMLFMERRLEGDKMKEKLTPVLNLLTESCRGHRETRHYIRKHILPPLRDASHKPEEGSTVKSRLIRLMTHMDTDLKHCAADLIFVLCKENVSRFVKYTGYGNAAGLLATRGLLGGQGSRIVSSDAQYSSDSDSDTEEYRQVRDRINPVTGRVEVEQPDPMEGMTEEEKDVEAQRLFMLFNKLSRDNIIQPMGVDAEGRLVPMSGMREDSLTEEGKSGSEDDEEAEEGEKN; encoded by the exons ATGGACGTGGACCTGGAGGGGATTATCCAGTGCATCAAGCAGGGAGATGAGAACGGTGTTCAGATACGGCTACAGGAGTTCAACAAAGAG TATGCCCAGTGCTTCTTCTTTGATgcagaggagagggacagaagGAAA CAAAGAAAACTAGAAGAG TTCAGGAAGAATAAAGTGAGGGAATATACTAATTCTGACTCCGATTGTGATGAGTACGACCAGGAGGATCGAGGCCTCATCCTCAGACAG AACTTAACTGTTGTCCTGGTGAGGTTCATAAGAACAGGAGTTAAATGCCATCTGTTAAGAGTATCTCTACGCACCCTGAGAATCCTCTCCAGAGACAAAAAGGTCCTGGGCCCCTTGGTGACTGACAGCGCTCTCCTGACGCTGGCCAAACTAGCCGGGCTGAGCACAACTGAAGCAAGTGACGACTCCAGCGACCCCGACTCTGATTTCTACGATAACATCATCGCTTCTCTCGCTGAGGCCAAAGTGTTGCATTGTCGCACTGACCAGGACGAGGGTGAAGCCAATGACCAAAACAAAGAGTGCTCCGATGAGGACGCCAAGAGTGACATCAGCATCGCCAACAGCGGAGATCTGGACAGCATTAGCGGGTTTGGCAGCCACAGGCCCAGCATCAACGAAATGCACAGTAGCGGCATCCATCACAAGGTgctggagagagggaggaaggaccGCAGAGAGAGCAAGATggagggggaggaagaagaagacgggGTGGTGTCAGGAGAGGAGGCGCAGAGAAAAGAGGCCATGAAGGTGTTGTGTAATGTGGTGTACAACAGCACCTGGGCGCAGGAGAGGTTCAGTGCTCTCAG ACTCATGTGTGGCCTCAGAGAGCGTCTATCCTCTGGTGTCAGTGGCTCAGCTCCCTCCAGTGTTCACTTCTATGAACTACGCCTCATGTTCCTCATTACTGCGCTACGGCGAGAgctcagcactcagcttcaacaG GAGGGAGGTGTGTCCATCTTCACAGCAGCTCTGGAGAGCTGCCTGGAGGTTGAGTGGAAGGAGCAGTACGAGTGTGTGCTAGACCCAGCAGCACCAGCCATCTCACTGGAAGCCTCTCAGCGTATCATAGAGATCCTCAAAATCCTCTTCAACATCACCTACAGCACCCACAGGCAGGAGCCAAGTGAG GATGACGCAGCTCTGTACCGACACCTGGTGGCGATCCTGCGTCTCTGCCTGCTGAAGAAGTGTCTGCTTCCGGACGACACTGATGAACTGCAGGG TCACACAGTCAACCTGTTGTCAGCGCTGCCTCTCCAGTGTCTCAATGTGCTGCTGATGGTGCCTCTGCAGCCCAACTCGAAGCAGTGCCAGGGGGTCAACATGGACTGCGTCCACACCCTGATGCTGTTCATGGAGAGACGCCTGGAG GGGGATAAGATGAAAGAGAAGCTGACACCAGTCCTCAATCTGCTGACAGAGAGCTGCAGAGGCCACAGAGAAACACGCCATTACATCAGGAAACAT ATCCTGCCTCCTCTGAGAGACGCATCACACAAGCCAGAGGAAGGCTCCACGGTGAAGAGTCGTCTGATCCGTCTCATGACTCACATGGATACAGACCTCAAACACTGCGCTGCTGACCTCATCTTCGTCCTCTGCAAGGAAAATG TGAGCCGCTTTGTCAAGTACACAGGCTATGGTAACGCAGCGGGCCTGCTGGCCACCAGGGGTCTGCTGGGCGGCCAGGGCTCCAGGATCGTCAGCTCTGACGCCCAGTACTCCAGTGACTCCGACTCGGACACTGAGGAGTACCGGCAGGTCAGAGATCGCATCAACCCGGTGACGGGGCGGGTGGAGGTGGAGCAGCCGGACCCCATGGAGGGCatgacagaggaggagaaggacgtGGAGGCCCAGAGGCTCTTCATGCTCTTCAACAAGCTGTCCAG AGACAACATTATCCAGCCGATGGGAGTGGATGCAGAGGGAAGGCTAGTCCCAATGTCAGGGATGAGGGAAGATTCCCTCACTGAGGAGGGGAAGTCTGGGTCAGAGGATGACGAAGAagcagaggaaggagagaagaacTGA
- the LOC116061476 gene encoding synembryn-A isoform X1: MDVDLEGIIQCIKQGDENGVQIRLQEFNKEYAQCFFFDAEERDRRKQRKLEEFRKNKVREYTNSDSDCDEYDQEDRGLILRQNLTVVLVRFIRTGVKCHLLRVSLRTLRILSRDKKVLGPLVTDSALLTLAKLAGLSTTEASDDSSDPDSDFYDNIIASLAEAKVLHCRTDQDEGEANDQNKECSDEDAKSDISIANSGDLDSISGFGSHRPSINEMHSSGIHHKVLERGRKDRRESKMEGEEEEDGVVSGEEAQRKEAMKVLCNVVYNSTWAQERFSALRLMCGLRERLSSGVSGSAPSSVHFYELRLMFLITALRRELSTQLQQEGGVSIFTAALESCLEVEWKEQYECVLDPAAPAISLEASQRIIEILKILFNITYSTHRQEPSEDDAALYRHLVAILRLCLLKKCLLPDDTDELQGHTVNLLSALPLQCLNVLLMVPLQPNSKQCQGVNMDCVHTLMLFMERRLEVGDKMKEKLTPVLNLLTESCRGHRETRHYIRKHILPPLRDASHKPEEGSTVKSRLIRLMTHMDTDLKHCAADLIFVLCKENVSRFVKYTGYGNAAGLLATRGLLGGQGSRIVSSDAQYSSDSDSDTEEYRQVRDRINPVTGRVEVEQPDPMEGMTEEEKDVEAQRLFMLFNKLSRDNIIQPMGVDAEGRLVPMSGMREDSLTEEGKSGSEDDEEAEEGEKN, from the exons ATGGACGTGGACCTGGAGGGGATTATCCAGTGCATCAAGCAGGGAGATGAGAACGGTGTTCAGATACGGCTACAGGAGTTCAACAAAGAG TATGCCCAGTGCTTCTTCTTTGATgcagaggagagggacagaagGAAA CAAAGAAAACTAGAAGAG TTCAGGAAGAATAAAGTGAGGGAATATACTAATTCTGACTCCGATTGTGATGAGTACGACCAGGAGGATCGAGGCCTCATCCTCAGACAG AACTTAACTGTTGTCCTGGTGAGGTTCATAAGAACAGGAGTTAAATGCCATCTGTTAAGAGTATCTCTACGCACCCTGAGAATCCTCTCCAGAGACAAAAAGGTCCTGGGCCCCTTGGTGACTGACAGCGCTCTCCTGACGCTGGCCAAACTAGCCGGGCTGAGCACAACTGAAGCAAGTGACGACTCCAGCGACCCCGACTCTGATTTCTACGATAACATCATCGCTTCTCTCGCTGAGGCCAAAGTGTTGCATTGTCGCACTGACCAGGACGAGGGTGAAGCCAATGACCAAAACAAAGAGTGCTCCGATGAGGACGCCAAGAGTGACATCAGCATCGCCAACAGCGGAGATCTGGACAGCATTAGCGGGTTTGGCAGCCACAGGCCCAGCATCAACGAAATGCACAGTAGCGGCATCCATCACAAGGTgctggagagagggaggaaggaccGCAGAGAGAGCAAGATggagggggaggaagaagaagacgggGTGGTGTCAGGAGAGGAGGCGCAGAGAAAAGAGGCCATGAAGGTGTTGTGTAATGTGGTGTACAACAGCACCTGGGCGCAGGAGAGGTTCAGTGCTCTCAG ACTCATGTGTGGCCTCAGAGAGCGTCTATCCTCTGGTGTCAGTGGCTCAGCTCCCTCCAGTGTTCACTTCTATGAACTACGCCTCATGTTCCTCATTACTGCGCTACGGCGAGAgctcagcactcagcttcaacaG GAGGGAGGTGTGTCCATCTTCACAGCAGCTCTGGAGAGCTGCCTGGAGGTTGAGTGGAAGGAGCAGTACGAGTGTGTGCTAGACCCAGCAGCACCAGCCATCTCACTGGAAGCCTCTCAGCGTATCATAGAGATCCTCAAAATCCTCTTCAACATCACCTACAGCACCCACAGGCAGGAGCCAAGTGAG GATGACGCAGCTCTGTACCGACACCTGGTGGCGATCCTGCGTCTCTGCCTGCTGAAGAAGTGTCTGCTTCCGGACGACACTGATGAACTGCAGGG TCACACAGTCAACCTGTTGTCAGCGCTGCCTCTCCAGTGTCTCAATGTGCTGCTGATGGTGCCTCTGCAGCCCAACTCGAAGCAGTGCCAGGGGGTCAACATGGACTGCGTCCACACCCTGATGCTGTTCATGGAGAGACGCCTGGAGGTG GGGGATAAGATGAAAGAGAAGCTGACACCAGTCCTCAATCTGCTGACAGAGAGCTGCAGAGGCCACAGAGAAACACGCCATTACATCAGGAAACAT ATCCTGCCTCCTCTGAGAGACGCATCACACAAGCCAGAGGAAGGCTCCACGGTGAAGAGTCGTCTGATCCGTCTCATGACTCACATGGATACAGACCTCAAACACTGCGCTGCTGACCTCATCTTCGTCCTCTGCAAGGAAAATG TGAGCCGCTTTGTCAAGTACACAGGCTATGGTAACGCAGCGGGCCTGCTGGCCACCAGGGGTCTGCTGGGCGGCCAGGGCTCCAGGATCGTCAGCTCTGACGCCCAGTACTCCAGTGACTCCGACTCGGACACTGAGGAGTACCGGCAGGTCAGAGATCGCATCAACCCGGTGACGGGGCGGGTGGAGGTGGAGCAGCCGGACCCCATGGAGGGCatgacagaggaggagaaggacgtGGAGGCCCAGAGGCTCTTCATGCTCTTCAACAAGCTGTCCAG AGACAACATTATCCAGCCGATGGGAGTGGATGCAGAGGGAAGGCTAGTCCCAATGTCAGGGATGAGGGAAGATTCCCTCACTGAGGAGGGGAAGTCTGGGTCAGAGGATGACGAAGAagcagaggaaggagagaagaacTGA